The Pseudomonas extremaustralis genome contains a region encoding:
- a CDS encoding dermonecrotic toxin domain-containing protein — protein MASVTPPYFFDEFLHTVKRRTPTPRERELGFTVKDLEWLHTLYYATDAARMDSTTHGKPMRVERLLVNLAGQPALALAGSFMMSPTPDDAKAVLYTPYGGLELFDSHADLLDSVAERLKQPRQRSDLLRFLSIGERDALPVDAQLTLTTAVIQGAVMQDQEHAILAGQHKNAVAMLDELRKLPSLRQMLDTLLGVMARPYFPGLNQADTRVNAFSRASAETHSQSVGSEPLRDALLRFYVQHAWPADQTHTFVNLAHDTRAFTQEQLADDQQRWDNVIEHTSGILSTLLNSLLQTYWNEESNGRQSRLRLFTRGLRDKFRADLLLKHQATILSTAESQTLQALFLPDHAARSAFASHLNIEKVRAHAPFQHHVDLASTLMMSNAHAYLYTQSRGLQVLENLDDLRDTLLSMLKAAGHEDELLNFLSLDERSVFIGMEHIQVTGKPIAGDVFQEMVEDIIAKQSDNLEHALGVYRRSAGGVNLAALLDSALDVRSMLDSRLQALDAGGRWSVHPITSASGRPSTVQAEKAKDHLQRLQSVEAAMAMERNKQPTLRDLASRALDAELARNRLDLSSADVYINTYASHADEREERLPQRSSSMVEHFIARLARQAEGLTDSPLTGLYGPRREGAAYKLHNLGAKRFNAIIETILATFADHDLHTLPQVLLDNNRANLSHAMLQGLSGEVALRRLHKSLSPANLALLDSVFHADAMTRLKRYGLNGFIPDAFGLTVEIGSESAPAALAHCFVITERGGLDPDHSGAALLWTPRRGFEAFTSVKVLREVIERRLQDPLERLPLIENLPVSKRVPHQAFHLGPLRRIDEHLLHDRQQTHSDFTRDEIDSLRSMKLDASRFQDCMDNLIRRAPPTNLQRDIALARAMIHQQALPVWLGMARPHEQILHAELLEQYRINALQEQDYLHSITPLREQVMSSLSTLLDARFPGQLSNPDHVLIPGRLDLQGNIQTLTEFALRHLPGLRADDIRPRSRTATPLPATLDGAAVVQLVRQLDLKSLYQKRLATHLEGQTEDSRERRRLFCRQLPWQVLQYAHEQTLQERLSASAWGLIQQVFDMPDALARAAVPGATAIIRPLELIATPGASQALALGCYLIDAQPEGAGPLVLFAPYSPQHLLKEYANEEAFIKAFTTPGSLQDWVVERLPAAHQATYRNLLRQQWSRGLSEIRLGLSPITGNLLNRLFKDNSTMLQQMLGCQFSPSGQAQWDAVTSLLIQEIPKGLQFMAGKLAFPLVVWRSYQLFQTSAEDLQQHRWQHALKTFAGGVAELASLRQELDQLFPQDTAPPEPVPLEQWLQAPVPEAPSLAELDLTAPARTQLQTFEHHEVALEDLEKRAPTRPYQNKTGTGHFVPLDGKVYPVKQAGEHWRLSTGERHGPYVQCNAQGQWTLDLDRHQPRYGKTLSRYAGRSHTPSAVRESINIEAVGIREIAALSSWKAQCIDEALNVATYYAVNCKRNLLHFVERLDPGSRLGQFFSELFGIVTMTPDQVRRVERRIDELLDELTNHTLTGPHSQRFVSGTHRYSPQSTFAFVLPDDPDNRIYLLDRFFDPPMDIYQNRLSTPFNICAHARATVLIHEITHIKSLTEDLAYLDSMRPFHDLINVDIRGARLMQTDLANLRDTALSTLTPATLLFKTWDEFSHQWEDFGRHRSTSSQKSKVLGTTGGRTLDDAREIFMSNADKRIDTILANADSVTYMISQLGRELDAGA, from the coding sequence ATGGCCAGCGTCACCCCGCCGTACTTTTTCGATGAGTTCCTGCATACCGTCAAACGCAGGACCCCGACGCCGAGGGAGCGCGAACTCGGGTTTACCGTCAAGGATCTTGAATGGCTGCACACGCTGTATTACGCCACCGACGCAGCGCGTATGGACAGTACGACGCACGGCAAGCCCATGCGCGTGGAAAGGTTGCTGGTCAACCTTGCCGGCCAGCCCGCGCTGGCGCTGGCGGGTAGCTTCATGATGAGCCCGACGCCCGACGATGCCAAAGCCGTGCTCTACACCCCCTATGGCGGCCTGGAGCTGTTCGACAGCCACGCCGACCTGCTCGATAGCGTGGCCGAGCGCCTGAAGCAACCGCGCCAGCGCAGCGATTTGCTGCGGTTCTTGTCTATCGGCGAGCGGGACGCACTGCCGGTGGACGCGCAGTTGACCCTCACCACCGCCGTGATCCAGGGCGCGGTGATGCAGGACCAGGAGCACGCCATCCTGGCGGGGCAGCACAAAAATGCCGTGGCGATGCTCGATGAGCTGCGCAAACTCCCCAGCCTGCGCCAGATGCTCGACACGTTGCTTGGAGTCATGGCGCGCCCGTATTTTCCCGGTCTGAATCAGGCCGACACCCGCGTGAATGCCTTCAGCCGTGCCTCGGCGGAAACACACAGCCAATCGGTCGGCTCGGAACCGTTACGCGACGCGTTGTTGCGTTTTTACGTGCAGCACGCCTGGCCAGCCGATCAAACCCATACGTTTGTCAACCTTGCCCATGACACCCGTGCGTTTACCCAGGAGCAATTGGCCGACGACCAGCAGCGCTGGGACAACGTGATCGAACACACCAGCGGGATTCTCTCGACCCTCTTGAACAGCCTGCTGCAAACCTATTGGAATGAAGAATCCAACGGCCGCCAGTCACGCCTGCGCTTGTTCACACGGGGCCTGCGCGACAAGTTTCGCGCCGACCTGTTGCTCAAGCATCAAGCCACGATCCTGTCCACCGCAGAAAGCCAGACACTGCAGGCCCTGTTCCTTCCGGATCATGCCGCGCGCAGCGCTTTTGCCAGCCACCTGAACATCGAAAAGGTGCGGGCCCATGCCCCTTTCCAGCATCACGTCGACCTGGCCAGCACCTTGATGATGAGCAATGCCCACGCATACCTCTACACCCAATCGCGCGGTTTGCAGGTCCTCGAGAACCTCGATGACCTGCGCGATACCCTGCTGAGCATGCTCAAGGCCGCCGGGCACGAAGATGAGTTGCTCAACTTCCTGTCCCTGGACGAACGCAGTGTGTTCATCGGCATGGAGCACATACAGGTGACCGGCAAACCTATCGCTGGCGATGTGTTCCAGGAAATGGTCGAGGACATCATCGCCAAGCAGAGCGATAACCTGGAGCACGCCCTCGGGGTGTATCGACGCAGCGCCGGCGGGGTCAACCTGGCCGCCCTGCTCGACAGCGCCCTGGACGTGCGCAGCATGCTCGACAGCCGCCTGCAAGCGCTGGATGCCGGCGGACGCTGGAGCGTGCACCCCATCACCAGCGCCAGCGGCCGTCCGAGCACGGTCCAGGCAGAAAAAGCCAAGGATCACCTGCAACGCCTGCAAAGCGTCGAGGCGGCAATGGCGATGGAACGCAATAAACAACCGACCCTGCGAGACCTGGCAAGCCGTGCGCTGGACGCAGAACTGGCCCGCAACCGGTTGGACCTCTCGTCCGCCGACGTCTACATCAATACCTATGCCAGCCACGCCGACGAGCGCGAAGAGCGCCTGCCGCAACGGTCTTCGAGCATGGTCGAGCACTTCATCGCTCGCCTGGCGCGGCAAGCCGAGGGCCTGACCGATAGCCCCCTGACCGGGCTCTACGGGCCGCGCCGCGAAGGCGCCGCCTACAAACTGCACAATCTGGGCGCAAAACGCTTCAATGCGATCATCGAAACGATCCTGGCCACCTTTGCCGATCACGACCTGCATACGCTGCCGCAGGTGCTGCTGGACAATAACCGCGCCAATCTGAGCCATGCCATGTTGCAGGGCCTCAGCGGTGAAGTGGCACTGCGGCGGCTGCATAAAAGCCTGTCGCCCGCCAATCTCGCGTTACTCGACAGCGTTTTTCACGCCGATGCCATGACCCGTCTGAAGCGCTACGGCTTGAACGGGTTCATCCCGGATGCGTTTGGCCTGACCGTTGAAATCGGTAGCGAATCCGCGCCAGCGGCCCTGGCCCATTGTTTTGTAATCACCGAACGTGGCGGCCTGGACCCCGATCATTCGGGCGCGGCGCTGTTGTGGACACCCCGGCGCGGCTTTGAAGCCTTCACCTCGGTCAAGGTATTGCGCGAGGTCATCGAGCGACGTTTGCAAGATCCCCTGGAACGCCTGCCCCTGATAGAGAACCTGCCGGTCTCCAAGCGCGTGCCTCATCAAGCTTTTCATCTGGGGCCGCTACGCCGCATCGACGAGCATCTGCTGCATGACCGCCAACAGACCCACAGTGACTTCACTCGGGATGAAATTGACTCCCTACGCTCGATGAAACTCGACGCCAGCCGCTTTCAGGACTGCATGGACAACCTGATCCGCCGCGCACCGCCGACCAACCTGCAGCGCGACATTGCCCTGGCGCGCGCCATGATCCATCAGCAAGCGCTGCCGGTATGGCTGGGCATGGCGCGGCCCCATGAGCAAATCCTGCATGCCGAGCTGCTTGAGCAGTACCGCATCAACGCCCTCCAGGAGCAGGACTATCTGCACAGCATCACGCCCCTGCGCGAGCAGGTCATGAGCAGCCTCTCGACCTTGCTCGACGCACGCTTCCCCGGCCAACTGAGCAACCCGGATCACGTGCTGATCCCCGGCCGCCTGGACCTGCAAGGCAACATCCAGACCCTGACCGAATTTGCCCTGCGGCACTTGCCCGGGCTGCGCGCCGACGACATCCGCCCACGCTCGCGAACCGCCACGCCGCTGCCAGCCACACTGGACGGCGCCGCCGTGGTGCAACTGGTTCGCCAGTTGGACCTGAAAAGCCTCTACCAGAAACGCCTCGCCACCCATCTCGAGGGCCAGACCGAAGACAGCCGCGAGCGTCGCCGATTGTTCTGTCGGCAGTTGCCCTGGCAAGTGCTGCAATACGCCCACGAACAAACACTGCAGGAACGACTGTCGGCGTCGGCCTGGGGCTTGATCCAGCAAGTCTTCGATATGCCTGACGCCCTGGCCCGCGCGGCGGTGCCGGGCGCAACGGCGATCATTCGCCCGCTCGAACTGATCGCCACCCCCGGCGCCTCGCAGGCCTTGGCCCTGGGCTGCTACCTGATAGACGCGCAGCCCGAAGGCGCCGGGCCGCTGGTGCTGTTTGCGCCCTACAGCCCCCAGCATTTACTCAAGGAATATGCGAACGAAGAGGCATTCATCAAAGCGTTCACCACCCCCGGCTCCCTCCAGGACTGGGTCGTAGAGCGGTTACCGGCCGCCCATCAAGCCACCTACCGCAACTTGCTGCGCCAACAGTGGAGCCGAGGACTGTCGGAAATCCGGCTCGGTCTGTCGCCCATCACCGGCAACCTGTTGAACCGGCTGTTCAAGGACAACAGCACAATGCTGCAACAGATGTTGGGTTGCCAGTTTTCGCCATCGGGCCAGGCACAATGGGATGCCGTGACCAGCCTGCTGATCCAGGAGATCCCCAAAGGCTTGCAGTTCATGGCCGGTAAACTGGCGTTCCCGCTGGTGGTATGGCGCAGCTACCAACTGTTCCAGACCTCCGCTGAAGACCTGCAGCAACACCGCTGGCAACACGCGCTCAAAACCTTTGCCGGCGGCGTGGCCGAATTGGCGTCCTTGCGCCAGGAACTGGACCAACTGTTCCCTCAGGATACGGCGCCGCCGGAGCCCGTCCCTTTGGAACAATGGCTGCAAGCCCCCGTGCCAGAAGCGCCGAGCCTGGCCGAACTGGATCTGACCGCCCCAGCACGCACGCAGTTACAAACGTTTGAACACCACGAAGTGGCCTTGGAAGACCTGGAAAAACGCGCACCAACCCGCCCTTATCAAAATAAGACTGGTACCGGGCATTTCGTACCGCTGGACGGCAAGGTGTACCCGGTGAAACAAGCCGGTGAACACTGGCGCCTGAGCACCGGCGAGCGGCACGGACCCTATGTACAGTGCAATGCCCAGGGCCAGTGGACGCTGGACCTCGACCGGCATCAGCCGCGCTATGGCAAAACGTTGAGTCGCTACGCTGGGCGGTCTCATACCCCATCCGCCGTGCGCGAGAGCATCAATATCGAAGCGGTGGGCATCCGGGAAATCGCGGCGTTATCCAGTTGGAAAGCGCAGTGCATAGATGAGGCGCTCAATGTTGCGACGTACTATGCGGTCAACTGTAAACGCAACCTGCTCCACTTCGTGGAGCGTCTGGATCCCGGCAGCCGGCTCGGGCAGTTTTTCAGTGAGTTGTTCGGCATCGTCACGATGACACCCGACCAGGTGCGAAGAGTCGAGCGGCGAATCGACGAGTTGCTCGATGAGCTGACCAACCACACCCTGACCGGCCCCCACTCACAACGCTTTGTCAGCGGCACCCATCGCTACAGCCCGCAAAGCACATTCGCGTTCGTACTGCCCGACGACCCCGACAACCGAATCTACTTGCTGGACCGCTTTTTCGATCCGCCCATGGACATTTATCAGAACCGCTTGAGCACGCCGTTCAACATCTGCGCCCATGCCCGGGCGACGGTGTTGATCCACGAGATCACGCACATCAAGTCCCTGACCGAAGACCTCGCCTACCTGGACAGCATGCGGCCGTTCCACGACCTGATAAACGTGGACATCCGCGGTGCGCGGCTGATGCAGACCGACCTTGCCAACTTGCGCGACACCGCGCTGTCGACCTTGACGCCAGCCACGCTGCTGTTCAAGACCTGGGATGAATTCAGCCATCAATGGGAGGATTTCGGCCGACATCGCTCGACCTCGTCGCAAAAGAGCAAAGTCCTTGGCACCACGGGCGGGCGCACACTCGACGACGCGCGGGAAATCTTCATGAGCAACGCGGACAAACGTATAGACACGATTCTGGCCAATGCCGACTCGGTGACTTACATGATCAGTCAGCTCGGTCGAGAACTGGATGCGGGCGCCTGA